A DNA window from Comamonas fluminis contains the following coding sequences:
- the hisG gene encoding ATP phosphoribosyltransferase, giving the protein MTTVTTPVTIALSKGRIFEETVPLLAAAGIEVTEDVEKSRKLIFDTNQPNVRVVLVRASDVPVYVQYGGADLGVSGLDSLIEHGGQGLYQPLDLQIAKCRVSVAVRNGFDYAHAVKQGARLRIATKYPEIARHFFAKKGVHVDMVKLYGSMELAPLTGMADAIVDLVSTGNTLKANDLVEVEPIMDISSRLVVNQASLKLKQAPLRHIIDSFAAAVAAKNN; this is encoded by the coding sequence ATGACCACCGTCACCACCCCTGTGACCATCGCCCTGTCCAAGGGCCGCATCTTTGAAGAAACCGTGCCCCTGCTGGCTGCTGCCGGCATTGAGGTGACGGAAGACGTGGAAAAGTCGCGCAAGCTGATTTTTGACACCAACCAGCCCAACGTACGCGTGGTGCTGGTGCGCGCCTCTGACGTGCCGGTGTACGTGCAGTACGGCGGTGCCGACCTGGGCGTGTCGGGCCTGGATTCGCTGATCGAACATGGCGGCCAGGGCCTGTACCAGCCGCTGGATCTGCAGATTGCCAAGTGCCGCGTCAGCGTGGCCGTGCGCAATGGCTTTGACTATGCCCACGCCGTCAAGCAAGGCGCGCGCCTGCGCATTGCCACCAAGTACCCCGAAATTGCCCGCCACTTCTTTGCCAAGAAGGGCGTGCACGTGGACATGGTCAAGCTGTACGGCTCCATGGAGCTGGCACCGCTGACCGGCATGGCCGATGCCATCGTCGACCTGGTGTCCACCGGCAACACGCTCAAGGCCAATGATCTGGTCGAGGTCGAGCCCATCATGGACATCAGCTCGCGTCTGGTGGTCAATCAGGCCTCGCTCAAGCTCAAGCAAGCGCCGCTGCGCCACATCATCGATTCGTTTGCGGCCGCTGTGGCCGCAAAGAACAACTGA